A region from the Desulfomarina profundi genome encodes:
- the lspA gene encoding signal peptidase II, translating to MVYFVFLGIAICADQLSKQWILGSFQLYESREIIPSFFNLVYVTNSGAAFSMFADVNSPWRHYFFLGIGTLAIVGLTVAWYRLKRENSLYGIALGLISGGAAGNIIDRIRYGSVVDFLDFQFKGYHWPAFNFADSAICVGAGLFLIINIIEVRKTANEVK from the coding sequence ATGGTATATTTTGTATTCCTGGGAATTGCAATTTGTGCTGATCAACTGAGTAAACAATGGATACTTGGCTCTTTTCAGCTCTATGAGTCACGGGAAATTATTCCCTCCTTTTTTAACCTGGTATATGTGACAAACAGTGGTGCGGCGTTCAGCATGTTCGCTGATGTTAACTCTCCCTGGAGACACTATTTTTTCCTGGGTATCGGAACTCTTGCCATAGTCGGTCTGACGGTGGCCTGGTACAGGTTGAAAAGGGAAAACAGTCTTTATGGTATTGCTCTGGGCCTTATCAGTGGTGGAGCGGCCGGCAATATAATCGATAGAATTCGATATGGATCAGTGGTTGATTTTCTTGATTTTCAATTCAAGGGGTATCACTGGCCAGCCTTCAATTTCGCCGATTCAGCGATTTGCGTGGGGGCGGGACTCTTTCTTATTATTAATATTATAGAAGTTCGGAAAACAGCAAACGAGGTGAAGTAA